The Lutra lutra chromosome 10, mLutLut1.2, whole genome shotgun sequence genome contains a region encoding:
- the LOC125078565 gene encoding olfactory receptor 4C16-like: MQLNNNVTEFILLGLTQDPVRKKIVFVIFLLFYLGTLLGNFLIITTIKTSQTLGSPMYFFLFHLSLSDTCFCTTIAPRMIVDALLRKTTISFNECIIQVFSFHFFGCLEIFILILMAADRYVAICKPLHYTTIMSRRVCAVLMATAWVGSCVHSLAQIGLALSLPFCGPNVIDHYFCDLQPLLKLACADTYVVNLLLVSNSGAICTVSFVMLMCSYVIILYSLRNHSAEGRRKAFSTCISHITVVIFFFGPCIFIYTRPATTFPMDKMIAVFYTLGTPLINPLIYTLRNAEVKDAMRKLWRKKLISDDKR; this comes from the coding sequence ATGCAGCTGAATAATAATGTTACTGAGTTCATTCTGCTTGGGTTGACCCAAGATCCTGTTaggaaaaaaattgtgtttgtcatttttttgcttttctatttgggGACGTTGCTGGGTAACTTTCTGATTATTACTACTATCAAGACCAGCCAGACACTCGGGAGTCCaatgtacttcttccttttccatctaTCTTTATCTGACACCTGCTTCTGTACTACCATAGCTCCTAGAATGATTGTGGATGCCCTTTTGAGGAAGACCACTATCTCTTTCAATGAATGCATAATACAAgtcttttcattccatttctttggcTGCCTAGAGATTTTCATCCTTATCCTCATGGCTgctgaccgctatgtggccatctgtaagcCCTTACATTACACAACCATCATGAGTCGAAGGGTCTGTGCTGTGCTGATGGCTACAGCCTGGGTGGGGTCCTGTGTGCATTCTTTAGCTCAGATTGGTCTTGCCTTGAGTTTACCTTTCTGTGGTCCTAATGTGATTGATCACTATTTTTGTGACTTGCAGCCCTTGTTGAAACTTGCCTGTGCAGACACCTATGTGGTCAACTTACTCTTGGTGTCCAATAGTGGGGCCATTTGTACAGTGAGTTTTGTCATGTTGATGTGCTCCTATGTTATCATCTTGTATTCTCTGAGAAACCACAGTgctgaagggaggagaaaagccTTCTCCACTTGCATCTCCCACATCACTGTGGTCATCTTTTTCTTTGGTCCttgcatatttatatacacacgCCCAGCAACCACCTTCCCCATGGATAAGATGATAGCTGTGTTTTATACACTTGGAACACCTTTGATCAATCCTCTGATTTACACATTGAGGAATGCAGAGGTGAAAGATGCCATGAGGAAGTTATGGAGGAAAAAGTTGATTTCAGATGACAAAAGATGA